One region of Oncorhynchus nerka isolate Pitt River linkage group LG22, Oner_Uvic_2.0, whole genome shotgun sequence genomic DNA includes:
- the LOC115105651 gene encoding rho-related GTP-binding protein RhoG-like — MQTIKCVVVGDGAVGKTCLLISYTTNAFPEEYIPTVFDNYSAQISVDGRAISLNLWDTAGQEEYDRLRTLSYPQTNVFIICFSIGSPSSHANVRHKWHPEVSHHCPGVPVLLVGTKQDLRGDTEAVKKLKEHGLTPTTQQQGNALAKQIGAVKYLECSALMQEGVREVFAEAVRAVLYPVTKKNDKKCVLL, encoded by the coding sequence ATGCAGACCATAAAGTGTGTGGTGGTGGGTGATGGCGCTGTGGGTAAGACTTGCCTGCTCATCTCCTACACCACCAACGCCTTCCCAGAGGAGTACATTCCCACCGTGTTCGACAACTACAGCGCCCAGATAAGTGTGGACGGCCGCGCCATCAGCCTCAACCTGTGGGACACGGCAGGCCAGGAGGAATACGACCGCCTGCGCACTCTCTCCTACCCCCAGACCAACGTCTTCATCATCTGCTTCTCCATCGGCAGCCCCTCCTCTCATGCCAACGTACGGCACAAGTGGCACCCAGAGGTATCCCACCACTGCCCCGGAGTTCCAGTGCTGCTGGTGGGCACCAAGCAGGATCTGCGTGGAGATACGGAGGCGGTAAAGAAGTTGAAGGAGCACGGCCTGACCCCCACCACCCAACAGCAGGGCAATGCCTTAGCCAAGCAGATTGGTGCTGTCAAATACCTGGAGTGCTCAGCTCTGATGCAGGAAGGTGTGAGGGAGGTGTTTGCAGAGGCTGTGCGAGCTGTGCTCTACCCCGTTACCAAGAAGAATGACAAGAAGTGTGTTCTGTTATAA